A genome region from Synchiropus splendidus isolate RoL2022-P1 chromosome 5, RoL_Sspl_1.0, whole genome shotgun sequence includes the following:
- the LOC128758704 gene encoding tumor necrosis factor receptor superfamily member 12A: protein MMDSHALTALCGLVLAALSCFHAACAQKSQCSISEFWNSDFDLCVPCATCKQYPKTPSCNTCKAVDETPDMWKLAAITSSTVLAVVLVGAALIIGVMVHRRKSHKRPLREPIEETAGPLYHA, encoded by the exons ATGATGGATTCCCACGCTCTCACGGCGCTCTGTGGGCTCGTGCTCGCCGCGCTCAGCTGCTTCCACGCCGCGTGTGCGCAGAAAA GTCAGTGTAGCATTTCAGAGTTCTGGAACTCTGATTTCGACCTCTGTGTGCCATGTGCCACGTGCAAGCAGTACCCAAAGACGCCATCCTGCAACACAT GTAAAGCTGTGGACGAGACTCCTGACATGTGGAAGCTGGCGGCCATCACCAGCTCCACGGTTCTGGCAGTGGTGCTAGTGGGTGCGGCGTTGATCATCGGGGTCATGGTCCACCGACGCAAGTCACACAAGCGGCCTCTACGTG AGCCTATTGAAGAGACAGCGGGGCCCCTGTATCATGCCTGA
- the znf646 gene encoding zinc finger protein 646, with protein sequence MAAQDWTSGYPCKLCDMVCPDMSSLLDHIESHDQEDDRKYKCDECGRCYRHASSLTNHKKTHDVGSFECDICGKENSNASALKSHMRSHTSRKKHTCSQCGKAFRLASQLATHEKMHLTKEVRSYQNVNLESPTMEDGSHYENEESTSDVTVTKNSPAVKSELVNTPRSETSDDAGDRPYKCDLCDKSYIHLRSLANHKKTHQVGTFECEICFKTLSNMAALYSHQRSHKTRSRADQRSLNGSFTGPTCDQLSPPSPETSVHFCHLCQVVLTNEEDFQEHIQIHNSAEPCELEETMPDPLSSMVPYNHSVSSPDSGSYTPHLTNSNPSEELQHFDLPQEHTVVNGHHKPHCDNSESPSSQDSQVEANSVDSNRNNPTQSHDETQGASAGDDADRPFKCQICGKSYRHSGSLINHKRSHQTGIFNCPICRKSYPHLAALKGHLRLHKSQSPYFSGRTDWLSSEPLTQEHHQQSFSSQVDLKVGLADECASQDDNCEGEMHHEQFGQRYAEGPAEQPPDDNRHVQRHMCADCGETFADIAGIKSHRCPLMQQQDSNCSKYEGTVDFHQTNGHSVYENPQFGHQDDVDEQSYMLHDKMRKELMNESEDDADLYHCSLCGNNYTSMRALKTHLRGHTQSQENAGSSQPVLMGTQEEMKEDAVGEMMICSTCGGSFDNRQDLMTHQQQHHSQQVHNKTSVNVHRKPRRKKSQTVICGSCGILCTSLHQLKNHGCTRAGINKSVDVKQEVSVEDVVQHEVIRHMNYNAETGDRQYKCDQCGRSYRHAGSLLNHKKSHKTGIYRCLVCQKRFYNLLALKNHQRSHFDVKRYACTECGKAFKIQKQLLNHQRRHKENQAKIQELNSHIQTLKQMNQGSPVGGMSSVTQRTTQTVATMQRSMLQDSKDKTTVRIKSENAEDQRPFACDQCGRTYRHAGSLVNHKNSHKTGEYYCSICSNSYSNQLALKNHLRTHLAYKRHSCMKCGKCFRLRKQLASHVCRDPNTDGVPRRSSRSQGHRCKRCKQTFASAEQLSTHVCDDSSANANKDERIFTCNICNRSYRHAGSLLNHKNTHKTGHFGCSFCAKSFTNPMALRNHIRTHTQKKKYVCLTCGKAFRLASILHNHQKIHDRSDAYFSCSTCGKSFQGRSGLKRHRCHRGPLALHTESPNKCFTCDLCGRSYRHAGSLLNHKKTHSENLHHCALCLQTFPDAVTLQIHSQMRRHCCPECGKTFCLLSHMQSHMEGHSKDRSLVCSTCDRSFSNAGSYHQHLETHQHNAGDKGIWPSGAADEVSKQEPPMLSHLNGQQDGDAAGAEEKSHVCEHCGRTYRHAGSLLNHKNSHKTGSFFCSVCQKEFTNLMALKNHRRIHMEPKRYQCLDCGKAFRVSTQLICHRRIHTKEKPFACLLCDKSFSSKSNLRHHQKLHQNSQNYDSSFSVDANSYMDLDMGSFL encoded by the exons ATGGCAGCACAGGACTGGACATCAGGTTATCCATGCAAACTGTGCGACATGGTTTGTCCAGATATGTCCAGTCTTCTTGATCACATTGAAAGCCACGATCAAGAGGATGATCGCAAATACAAATGTGATGAATGTGGGCGCTGTTACCGACATGCCAGTAGCCTTACCAACCACAAAAAGACTCATGATGTGGGCTCCTTTGAATGTGACATATGCGGGAAAGAAAACTCCAATGCCTCAGCTTTGAAAAGTCACATGCGGAGCCACACGTCTCGGAAGAAGCACACCTGCTCACAGTGTGGAAAGGCTTTCCGACTGGCATCCCAACTTGCCACACATGAAAAGATGCATCTCACCAAGGAAGTAAGGTCCTATCAGAATGTAAACCTCGAGTCCCCTACCATGGAAGATGGCAGTCATTATGAGAATGAGGAGTCAACCAGTGATGTGACCGTAACAAAAAACAGCCCAGCTGTCAAGTCAGAGCTTGTTAATACTCCACGGTCAGAGACGTCAGATGATGCTGGTGACCGTCCTTACAAGTGTGACTTGTGTGACAAATCGTATATTCACCTGCGGAGCTTGGCAAATCATAAAAAGACTCATCAGGTTGGAACGTTTGAGTGTGAGATATGTTTTAAAACATTAAGTAACATGGCTGCACTCTACAGCCACCAGAGGAGTCACAAGACTAGGAGCAGGGCAGATCAACGTTCTCTGAATGGCTCCTTCACTGGTCCAACCTGTGACCAGCTGTCCCCACCAAGCCCCGAGACATCTGTTCATTTCTGCCATTTATGCCAAGTAGTGTTGACCAATGAGGAGGACTTCCAGGAACACATTCAAATACATAATTCTGCTGAACCTTGTGAATTGGAGGAAACCATGCCAGATCCCCTTTCATCTATGGTGCCCTACAACCACAGTGTCTCCTCTCCTGACTcgggttcttacactccacatCTGACTAATTCAAATCCATCAGAAGAGCTTCAACATTTTGATCTGCCACAAGAACATACTGTAGTAAATGGTCACCATAAACCGCACTGTGACAACAGTGAAAGCCCTTCTTCTCAAGACAGTCAAGTAGAAGCTAATTCTGTCGATTCAAACAGGAACAATCCTACGCAGAGTCATGATGAAACTCAAGGTGCCTCAGCAGGAGATGATGCCGACCGCCCTTTCAAATGTCAAATATGCGGAAAGAGCTACAGACACTCTGGAAGCCTTATCAACCACAAGAGGTCCCATCAAACTGGGATTTTCAACTGCCCCATCTGCAGGAAGAGCTATCCACACCTGGCCGCTCTCAAAGGTCACCTTCGGCTCCACAAAAGCCAGTCGCCTTATTTTAGTGGTAGAACAGACTGGCTCTCCTCCGAACCTCTTACACAGGAACACCATCAACAAAGTTTCTCATCTCAAGTGGATCTAAAGGTTGGGCTTGCTGATGAATGTGCGAGTCAAGATGACAACTGTGAGGGAGAAATGCACCATGAGCAGTTTGGCCAGAGATATGCTGAGGGCCCTGCTGAGCAGCCACCTGATGATAATCGGCATGTGCAGAGGCACATGTGTGCAGACTGCGGAGAGACGTTTGCAGATATTGCCGGTATTAAGTCTCACCGTTGTCCTCtgatgcagcagcaggactcCAACTGCAGTAAATATGAAGGAACCGTTGACTTCCATCAAACCAATGGTCACAGTGTTTATGAAAATCCACAGTTTGGCCATCAGGATGATGTCGATGAACAAAGTTACATGCTTCATGATAAAATGAGAAAGGAGCTTATGAATGAAAGTGAGGATGATGCAGATCTTTATCATTGCTCTCTATGTGGAAACAACTACACTAGCATGAGGGCACTCAAGACCCATTTAAGAGGTCACACACAGTCCCAGGAGAATGCTGGAAGCTCCCAGCCTGTGTTGATGGGCACCCAAGAGGAGATGAAGGAAGACGCAGTTGGGGAGATGATGATCTGCAGCACATGTGGAGGGAGCTTTGACAACAGGCAGGACTTGATGACTCATCAGCAACAACACCACAGTCAGCAGGTTCATAACAAGACCAGTGTAAATGTTCACAGAAAACCAAGGAGGAAGAAGTCCCAGACAGTCATCTGTGGCAGCTGTGGAATCTTGTGCACCAGCCTGCATCAACTCAAAAACCATGGCTGCACACGCGCAGGAATAAATAAGTCTGTAGATGTCAAACAAGAAGTCAGTGTGGAGGATGTCGTCCAGCATGAAGTCATCAGACACATGAACTACAATGCTGAGACCGGAGACCGCCAGTACAAGTGCGACCAGTGTGGGCGCTCATACAGACACGCTGGCTCGCTGCTCAATCACAAGAAGTCTCATAAAACTGGAATATACCGATGCCTGGTCTGTCAGAAGCGGTTTTACAACCTGCTGGCCCTGAAGAACCACCAGAGGTCCCACTTCGATGTGAAAAG GTACGCCTGCACTGAGTGTGGCAAAGCTTTCAAAATTCAAAAGCAGCTTCTGAATCACCAACGACGGCACAAGGAGAACCAAGCTAAAATCCAAGAACTCAACAGCCACATCCAAACATTAAAGCAGATGAATCAAGGCAGTCCAGTGGGAGGAATGTCCTCTGTCACTCAGCGCACCACTCAGACAGTTGCGACAATGCAACGCTCTATGCTGCAGGACAGCAAGGACAAAACCACAGTCAGAATCAAATCCGAGAATGCAGAAGACCAGCGACCTTTTGCCTGCGACCAGTGTGGCCGGACGTACCGACATGCCGGGAGTCTGGTCAACCACAAAAACTCCCATAAAACTGGCGAATATTACTGCTCGATTTGTAGCAACAGTTACTCCAACCAGTTAGCACTGAAGAACCACTTGCGCACGCATCTTGCGTATAAAAGACATTCCTGCATGAAATGTGGCAAATGTTTCAGGTTGAGGAAGCAGCTAGCGTCTCACGTCTGTAGAGACCCCAACACAGATGGAGTCCCTCGTCGGAGCAGCCGATCTCAAGGTCATAGGTGCAAACGGTGCAAGCAGACATTTGCTTCAGCAGAGCAGCTATCTACTCACGTGTGCGACGACTCTAGTGCTAATGCAAATAAAGACGAGCGAATCTTTACGTGCAACATCTGCAACCGCAGCTACCGCCATGCTGGCAGCCTCCTCAACCACAAGAACACCCACAAGACTGGACACTTTGGCTGCAGCTTCTGCGCCAAGAGTTTCACCAACCCCATGGCCTTACGGAACCACAtccgcacacacacgcagaagaAGAAGTATGTGTGTCTTACCTGTGGAAAAGCCTTCCGCCTTGCCAGCATCCTGCACAACCACCAGAAAATCCATGACCGCTCTGACGCCTACTTCAGCTGCTCCACATGTGGGAAGAGCTTTCAGGGAAGGTCTGGTTTGAAGAGACATAGGTGCCACAGAGGTCCATTGGCCCTACACACAGAGAGTCCAAACAAGTGCTTCAC GTGTGATCTTTGTGGTCGCTCGTACCGCCACGCTGGCTCGCTCCTCAACCATAAGAAGACGCACTCGGAGAACCTGCACCACTGCGCGCTGTGCCTGCAGACCTTTCCTGACGCCGTCACGCTTCAGATCCACTCCCAGATGCGCCGCCACTGCTGCCCAGAATGTGGCAAAACCTTCTGCCTGCTGTCTCACATGCAGAGCCACATGGAGGGCCACTCCAAAGACCGCTCACTCGTCTGCAGCACCTGTGACCGAAGCTTTTCCAACGCCGGGAGCTACCATCAGCACCTGGAGACGCACCAGCATAACGCTGGCGACAAGGGCATCTGGCCTTCAGGAGCGGCAGATGAGGTTTCCAAGCAGGAGCCTCCGATGTTGTCCCATCTCAATGGACAGCAGGACGGAGACGCCGCCGGCGCTGAGGAGAAGAGCCACGTCTGTGAGCACTGCGGCCGCACCTACCGACACGCCGGCTCCCTCCTCAACCATAAGAACAGCCACAAGACCGGCTCCTTCTTCTGCTCCGTCTGCCAGAAGGAGTTCACCAACCTGATGGCGCTGAAGAACCACCGCCGCATTCACATGGAGCCCAAGCGGTACCAGTGCTTGGACTGTGGAAAAGCTTTCCGCGTGTCCACACAGCTCATTTGCCACAGGAGAATCCACACAAAGGAGAAGCCCTTCGCCTGCCTGCTCTGTGACAAAAGCTTTTCCAGCAAGTCCAACCTGAGGCACCATCAGAAGCTGCACCAGAACAGCCAGAACTACGACTCGTCCTTCAGCGTGGATGCTAATTCCTACATGGACCTGGATATGGGGTCGTTCCTTTGA
- the znf668 gene encoding zinc finger protein 668 yields the protein MNMASPQPGSPPLQEQYTPVIQEKESYEGRKEGQPLKKRGRGRPPKSHLSFKCSSCSKAFRSPSVLRSHKLSAHMSERLQQQSCSQCMKTFTNKAQLLKHERCHSSQRPFQCAECHKAYKTPTELRNHSRSHTGEKPFVCTECGKAFMQAICLRIHMTQHSGERPYSCRQCSKSYPTLSKLKVHMRFHTGEKPYYCAECGKSFADPSVFRKHRRNHQGYRPYACQECGKTYTELKDLKNHERSHTGEKPFLCSDCGKAFSRSSSLACHQRIHSKNKPYQCEQCGKGFTQLSSYQSHLRTHSGEKPFLCPQCGKMFSDPSSFRRHQRAHLGYKPYPCDKCSKRFRQPADLAVHERVHSGERPYKCQSCDKAFVASWDLRRHMLVHTGLRPFSCTECDKSFAERSSLNKHRRVHSGERPFKCGECSKSFVVSSSLRKHEKTHLTEQSEAQQQEADAASASGFTGHTTLPQFSCSHCDATFGNWDEVQVHENLHSIDLPAPTVAKIVPVGSHVCQTCQEEFTQLSDLQEHEKQHPKLRPHVCDSCGKGFLNRSGLRKHQKIHSASKPHTCPHCGKAFLFPAYLRKHLKIHPPTSPASTVGDLNVIHMDILPSATTPSEAPPAAVKPSSISLTVPVTVPVTTFESLPEYLAKEGQ from the coding sequence ATGAACATGGCCTCCCCACAGCCTGGCAGCCCACCTCTCCAGGAGCAATACACTCCTGTTATCCAAGAGAAGGAGAGCTATGAAGGGAGAAAAGAAGGTCAGCCTTTGAAGAAGCGAGGAAGAGGACGACCTCCAAAATCCCACCTGTCATTCAAATGCTCGTCCTGCTCCAAAGCTTTCAGGAGTCCCTCCGTCCTCCGCAGTCATAAGCTCTCCGCTCATATGAGTGAACGTTTGCAGCAACAGTCATGCTCTCAGTGCATGAAAACCTTCACCAACAAGGCCCAGCTCTTAAAACACGAGCGCTGTCATTCATCGCAGCGTCCGTTTCAGTGTGCTGAGTGTCACAAGGCCTACAAGACACCGACTGAACTACGAAACCATAGTCGCTCTCACACCGGGGAGAAACCTTTCGTGTGCACGGAATGTGGCAAGGCCTTCATGCAAGCCATTTGTCTGCGGATCCACATGACGCAGCACAGTGGAGAGCGCCCTTATTCCTGTCGCCAGTGCAGCAAGAGCTACCCAACTTTGTCCAAACTGAAGGTCCACATGCGgtttcacacaggagaaaagccATACTACTGCGCTGAGTGTGGGAAGAGTTTTGCAGACCCTTCTGTTTTCCGCAAACACAGGAGGAATCACCAAGGTTATCGTCCTTATGCTTGTCAAGAATGTGGGAAAACATACACAGAACTGAAGGACCTTAAGAACCATGAGCGCTCCCACACCGGAGAGAAACCTTTCCTGTGCTCGGACTGCGGCAAAGCCTTCTCACGTTCCTCCTCTCTGGCCTGCCATCAACGTATACACTCCAAAAATAAACCCTATCAGTGCGAGCAGTGCGGAAAAGGCTTCACCCAATTGTCTTCCTACCAGTCCCATCTCCGGACTCACTCCGGGGAGAAACCATTTCTCTGCCCTCAGTGTGGAAAGATGTTTTCAGACCCATCGAGTTTCCGTCGGCATCAACGAGCCCACTTGGGTTACAAGCCGTATCCCTGCGACAAGTGTTCCAAGAGGTTCAGACAACCAGCAGATCTAGCTGTGCACGAACGCGTTCACTCAGGAGAGCGGCCGTACAAATGTCAGAGCTGTGACAAGGCCTTTGTGGCATCTTGGGACCTGCGGCGACACATGCTAGTCCACACAGGTCTGAGGCCCTTTTCTTGCACCGAGTGTGACAAGTCATTTGCAGAGCGTTCTAGTCTTAACAAGCACCGGCGTGTACACTCCGGGGAGCGTCCCTTCAAATGTGGCGAGTGCTCGAAGTCCTTTGTTGTGTCGTCGAGTCTGCGTAAACATGAAAAAACTCACCTGACAGAGCAGTCTGAGgcacagcagcaggaggcagaCGCCGCGTCTGCCTCAGGCTTTACCGGCCACACCACCCTCCCTCAGTTCTCCTGCTCTCACTGCGACGCAACATTCGGGAACTGGGATGAGGTTCAAGTGCATGAAAATCTTCATTCCATCGACTTACCTGCTCCAACTGTTGCCAAAATAGTTCCGGTGGGCTCGCATGTTTGCCAGACCTGCCAGGAAGAGTTCACCCAGCTCTCAGACCTGCAGGAGCATGAGAAGCAACATCCTAAACTGAGGCCGCACGTTTGTGACAGCTGTGGGAAGGGATTTCTCAACAGATCTGGACTGCGCAAACACCAAAAGATCCACTCTGCCAGCAAACCGCACACTTGCCCTCACTGTGGCAAAGCTTTTCTGTTCCCTGCATATCTTCGCAAGCACTTAAAGATTCATCCCCCCACTTCACCTGCCTCCACTGTTGGTGATCTTAATGTCATCCACATGGATATCCTTCCCTCTGCTACGACCCCATCAGAGGCGCCGCCCGCTGCCGTAAAACCCAGCAGCATCTCCTTGACGGTTCCAGTCACAGTGCCTGTAACTACCTTTGAGAGTCTGCCTGAGTACTTGGCGAAAGAAGGACAATAA